A DNA window from Providencia huaxiensis contains the following coding sequences:
- the mlaF gene encoding phospholipid ABC transporter ATP-binding protein MlaF: MQAQTDNLIEVRNMSFTRGNRKIFENINLTVPRGKITAIMGPSGIGKTTLLRLIGGQLRPNEGEIWFDGDNIPALSRSKLYQSRKKMSMLFQSGALFTDMDVFNNVAFPLREHTNLPESLIHTTVMMKLEAVGLRGAAKLMPSELSGGMARRAALARAIALDPDLIMFDEPFVGQDPITMGVLVKLIDELNQALGVTCVVVSHDVPEVLSIADNAYIVAQQHVIAQGTGEELRENQDPRVRQFLDGIADGPVPFRFPANDYLADLLG; the protein is encoded by the coding sequence ATGCAAGCACAGACAGACAACTTAATTGAAGTACGGAACATGTCATTTACTCGAGGAAATCGGAAAATATTTGAAAATATTAATCTGACCGTTCCTCGTGGGAAAATTACGGCAATTATGGGGCCGTCAGGGATCGGTAAAACCACATTACTGCGCTTGATTGGTGGGCAATTACGGCCAAATGAAGGTGAAATTTGGTTTGATGGTGACAATATTCCTGCACTGTCACGCTCAAAACTGTATCAGTCTCGTAAAAAGATGAGCATGCTGTTTCAGTCGGGGGCGTTATTCACAGACATGGACGTATTCAATAATGTGGCTTTCCCGTTGCGTGAGCATACTAACCTGCCTGAATCGCTGATCCATACTACAGTGATGATGAAATTAGAGGCGGTTGGCTTGCGAGGAGCCGCAAAATTAATGCCATCTGAGTTATCGGGAGGTATGGCTAGGCGGGCAGCTTTAGCGCGTGCTATCGCTCTAGATCCTGATTTAATCATGTTTGATGAGCCTTTTGTTGGTCAAGATCCGATTACTATGGGTGTTTTGGTTAAATTGATTGATGAGCTTAATCAAGCATTGGGTGTCACCTGTGTCGTGGTTTCCCATGATGTTCCAGAGGTATTGAGCATTGCAGATAATGCTTATATTGTTGCGCAGCAGCATGTCATTGCTCAGGGAACGGGTGAAGAATTGCGTGAAAACCAAGACCCTCGTGTGCGACAATTCCTTGATGGTATTGCGGATGGGCCTGTTCCATTTCGTTTTCCCGCCAATGATTATCTAGCTGATTTATTAGGGTAA
- the lptA gene encoding lipopolysaccharide ABC transporter substrate-binding protein LptA: MNQVTKKRFIQGAVASAILALSLPAMALKSDTQQPMTINSVKQSLDLEKNVTTFTDDVVIKQGSIDIRANKVVVTRPSSDSDKIVIEAFGTPVTFYQLQDDGKPIKGHASKARYEVDKQLVTLTGNAYLEQLDSNIQGDKITYIVPTQQMEAFSDKGKRVTTVILPAQLQEKGPAANKNSSESKSK, translated from the coding sequence ATGAATCAAGTAACTAAGAAACGTTTTATTCAAGGAGCTGTTGCCAGTGCAATTTTGGCTCTTAGCCTACCTGCGATGGCATTAAAAAGTGATACGCAGCAGCCAATGACGATTAATTCGGTCAAACAATCTCTTGATTTAGAAAAAAACGTCACCACTTTTACAGATGATGTTGTTATTAAACAAGGCTCTATTGATATCAGAGCCAATAAAGTGGTTGTTACACGCCCAAGTAGTGACTCAGATAAAATTGTGATTGAGGCCTTCGGGACCCCAGTTACCTTTTACCAGTTGCAGGATGATGGCAAGCCAATTAAAGGCCATGCCAGTAAAGCCCGTTATGAGGTTGATAAACAACTCGTCACATTAACAGGCAATGCTTATCTTGAGCAATTAGACAGCAATATTCAGGGTGACAAAATTACCTATATCGTGCCAACGCAACAAATGGAAGCATTTAGTGATAAAGGCAAACGCGTCACTACCGTAATACTGCCAGCCCAATTGCAAGAAAAAGGCCCTGCAGCGAATAAAAATTCATCAGAAAGTAAGAGTAAATAA
- the kdsD gene encoding arabinose-5-phosphate isomerase KdsD codes for MSNFDFQKVGKEVLHIEHEGLKNLEQYINTDFDRACQLIFNCEGKVVVMGMGKSGHIGRKIAATLASTGTPSFFVHPGEASHGDLGMITHKDVVLAISNSGESGEILALLPVLKRIKVPLICMTNNPESNMGKYADVHLCIKVPQEACPLGLAPTTSTTATLVMGDALAIALLTARGFTANDFALSHPGGALGRKLLLLVRDLMNTGDDIPHIPKSASLREALVEITRKKLGMTVICDDDMNIEGIFTDGDLRRIFDMGIDLNNAKIADLMTPGGIRVSPTMLAVEALNLMQSRHVTSLLVANDNKLVGVLHMHDLLQAGVV; via the coding sequence ATGTCAAACTTCGATTTTCAGAAAGTAGGTAAAGAAGTTCTCCATATCGAACATGAAGGTTTAAAAAACCTAGAACAATATATCAATACTGATTTTGACCGCGCTTGCCAGCTTATTTTTAACTGTGAAGGCAAAGTCGTCGTAATGGGAATGGGGAAATCGGGGCATATTGGGCGTAAAATTGCTGCCACACTAGCGAGCACAGGTACGCCGTCATTTTTTGTTCATCCAGGGGAAGCTAGCCACGGCGACCTTGGGATGATTACGCATAAAGATGTTGTGTTAGCCATTTCAAATTCTGGGGAGTCAGGGGAAATTTTAGCTTTACTCCCTGTTTTAAAAAGAATTAAAGTGCCTTTAATCTGTATGACTAACAACCCTGAAAGTAATATGGGAAAATATGCAGATGTGCATTTGTGCATCAAAGTGCCTCAAGAAGCCTGCCCTTTAGGGCTTGCACCTACCACGAGTACAACAGCAACACTCGTGATGGGAGATGCATTAGCGATTGCCTTATTAACTGCGCGCGGTTTCACGGCTAATGATTTTGCGCTTTCGCATCCGGGTGGCGCACTTGGGCGCAAACTTTTACTCCTCGTTCGTGATTTAATGAATACGGGTGATGATATCCCCCATATTCCTAAAAGCGCGTCTTTACGTGAGGCTTTAGTGGAAATTACCCGCAAAAAACTCGGTATGACAGTCATTTGTGATGATGACATGAATATTGAAGGTATTTTCACTGATGGGGATTTACGCCGTATCTTTGATATGGGAATCGACCTGAATAACGCTAAAATTGCTGATTTAATGACCCCCGGTGGAATTCGGGTATCGCCAACCATGTTAGCGGTTGAAGCGCTCAATTTAATGCAGTCTCGACACGTGACTTCATTATTAGTCGCAAATGATAACAAATTAGTTGGTGTGCTACATATGCACGATCTGCTACAAGCAGGTGTTGTATAA
- the mlaD gene encoding outer membrane lipid asymmetry maintenance protein MlaD, whose translation MQSKKSEIWVGCFMLLAIAAIIFLCLKVADLKSIGSQSTYQISASFENIGGLKEGSPIKVGGVVIGRVASITLDKKNYVPEVKIDLLSEYDNIPDSSSLSIRTSGLLGEQYIAMNIGPDDEELGIAILKNGGRLEDTKPAMVLEDLIGQFLYKSGDSQGAEPESTAQ comes from the coding sequence ATGCAAAGTAAAAAAAGTGAAATATGGGTTGGTTGTTTTATGTTGCTGGCGATTGCCGCAATTATCTTTTTATGTTTAAAAGTCGCTGATTTAAAATCGATAGGAAGCCAATCCACCTATCAAATATCAGCATCTTTTGAAAATATTGGTGGCTTAAAAGAAGGCTCTCCAATCAAAGTGGGCGGTGTGGTGATTGGTCGAGTTGCCAGTATCACATTAGATAAAAAAAATTATGTTCCTGAAGTGAAAATTGATTTATTGAGTGAATACGACAATATTCCTGATTCGAGCTCACTGTCAATTCGCACATCAGGTTTGTTGGGTGAACAGTATATTGCAATGAATATCGGCCCAGATGATGAAGAATTAGGTATCGCAATCTTAAAAAATGGCGGGCGCCTTGAAGATACGAAGCCAGCTATGGTATTAGAAGACTTAATTGGCCAGTTTTTATATAAAAGTGGTGATAGCCAAGGTGCAGAGCCAGAGTCAACTGCACAGTAA
- the mlaB gene encoding lipid asymmetry maintenance protein MlaB, translated as MSQLLAWELNETTLYLTGTLDRDSLMSFWDKKNSSLEQVENIDVSGLKHVDSTGLAMLVRLKSELQAKNRSLNIIGVSDNLNTLIELYGVQAIILN; from the coding sequence ATGAGTCAGTTGTTAGCATGGGAACTCAATGAAACAACACTGTATCTCACCGGGACATTAGACCGTGATTCGTTAATGTCGTTTTGGGATAAAAAAAACTCATCGCTGGAACAGGTTGAAAATATAGATGTTTCTGGTCTTAAGCACGTGGACTCAACAGGGTTAGCGATGCTGGTTCGCTTAAAAAGTGAACTCCAAGCTAAAAACCGTTCACTGAATATTATCGGTGTCAGTGATAACTTGAATACATTGATTGAACTATATGGGGTTCAAGCGATTATCCTCAATTAG
- the lptC gene encoding LPS export ABC transporter periplasmic protein LptC: protein MSNAKKWLIIILSLVVLGLIGWNLAGNDSDSAEDKVINDGQPNYQTDDSVTFVYNPTGNLAYKLVSDKIDNYTEGKITWFSKPVLTTYNEAGEPTWTVKAFKARLTNDRILYLYSDVQVDSLTKDSQIQRITTESAVVNLTTQDVSSDDKVTIVGQGLNSTGMKMKGNLRTRTAELIEDVKTHYVLQPEEH, encoded by the coding sequence ATGAGCAATGCGAAGAAGTGGTTAATTATTATTTTATCCTTAGTGGTATTAGGACTTATCGGTTGGAATTTAGCGGGTAATGATTCCGACAGCGCAGAGGATAAAGTAATTAATGATGGGCAACCTAATTATCAAACTGATGATTCAGTGACTTTTGTCTATAATCCAACGGGTAATTTAGCGTATAAACTCGTTTCAGATAAAATAGATAACTACACTGAAGGAAAAATCACGTGGTTTTCGAAACCTGTTCTAACCACTTATAACGAAGCCGGTGAGCCTACCTGGACAGTTAAGGCTTTCAAAGCAAGGTTAACGAACGATAGAATTCTCTATTTATATAGCGATGTTCAAGTTGATAGCTTAACTAAAGACTCGCAGATCCAACGAATTACAACTGAGAGTGCAGTTGTCAATTTGACAACACAAGACGTTTCATCTGATGATAAAGTGACCATTGTTGGACAAGGTCTCAATTCTACTGGTATGAAAATGAAGGGAAACCTTCGTACAAGAACGGCTGAATTAATCGAAGATGTAAAAACTCATTATGTGTTACAACCAGAAGAGCATTAA
- the kdsC gene encoding 3-deoxy-manno-octulosonate-8-phosphatase KdsC, whose protein sequence is MTSTFLETCYGPVADTVLIKAEKIKLLICDVDGVMSDGLVYMGNNGEELKAFNVRDGYGIRCLLTSGIEVAIITGRKAKLLEDRAQTLGITYLYQGQSDKLLAYHELLDTLQLSDEEIAYIGDDLIDWPVMAKVGLSVAVADAHPLLLPKADYVTRIGGGKGAVRELCDLILLSQDKLEEAKGLSI, encoded by the coding sequence ATGACGTCTACCTTTTTGGAAACCTGCTATGGCCCTGTTGCCGATACTGTTTTAATCAAAGCAGAAAAAATCAAATTACTGATCTGCGATGTTGATGGTGTCATGTCCGATGGCTTGGTCTATATGGGAAATAATGGCGAAGAACTCAAGGCCTTTAATGTCCGTGACGGCTATGGGATACGTTGCTTATTAACGTCCGGTATTGAAGTCGCCATTATTACAGGAAGAAAAGCGAAACTTCTTGAAGATAGAGCTCAAACATTAGGCATTACATATCTTTACCAAGGCCAAAGCGATAAGCTTTTGGCGTATCACGAACTGTTAGATACACTACAATTATCAGATGAAGAAATAGCTTATATTGGGGACGACCTGATTGACTGGCCTGTTATGGCTAAAGTAGGCTTATCCGTCGCCGTCGCTGATGCCCACCCTTTGCTATTACCGAAAGCGGATTACGTGACTCGTATTGGCGGGGGAAAAGGTGCAGTCCGCGAACTTTGTGACCTTATTTTGCTTTCTCAAGACAAACTAGAAGAAGCAAAAGGTTTATCAATATAA
- the ibaG gene encoding BolA family iron metabolism protein IbaG, with translation MDTNEIKQVLMEKLSLNEAIVTGDGSHFQVIAVGDMFDGMSRVKQQQAIYAPLMEYIADNRIHALSIKAYTPAQWERDRKLSGL, from the coding sequence ATGGATACCAACGAAATTAAGCAAGTATTGATGGAAAAACTGTCTCTGAATGAGGCTATTGTTACTGGTGATGGTAGCCACTTTCAGGTTATTGCTGTCGGTGACATGTTTGACGGTATGAGCCGTGTTAAGCAACAGCAAGCAATTTATGCGCCTTTAATGGAGTATATTGCGGATAACCGCATCCATGCTCTGTCTATTAAAGCGTATACCCCTGCGCAATGGGAGCGCGATCGTAAACTTAGTGGTCTTTGA
- the mlaE gene encoding lipid asymmetry maintenance ABC transporter permease subunit MlaE: protein MIIKAIAAFGRRWIDIFSAFGRAGYMLFRALLGKPEFRKQWPLLMKQLYAIGVQSLLIVAVSGLFIGMVLGLQGYLVLTTFSAEASLGMMVALSLLRELGPVVTALLFAGRAGSALTAEIGLMKATEQISSLEMMAVDPLRRVIAPRFWAGFISMPLLSLIFVAVGILGGALVGVDWKGIDEGFFWASMQSSIDWRLDLVNCVIKSLVFAITVTWIALFNGYDAIPTSEGISQATTRTVVHASLSVLGLDFVLTALMFGN from the coding sequence ATGATAATAAAGGCGATTGCAGCCTTCGGACGCCGATGGATTGACATATTTTCCGCGTTTGGTCGAGCAGGCTACATGCTGTTTCGCGCCTTACTTGGCAAACCAGAGTTTCGTAAACAATGGCCATTATTGATGAAGCAATTGTACGCCATTGGTGTGCAGTCATTGCTGATCGTTGCCGTCTCAGGGTTATTTATTGGGATGGTTTTAGGGTTACAAGGTTATTTGGTTCTCACGACGTTTAGTGCTGAAGCTAGCTTAGGTATGATGGTGGCGCTTTCACTATTGCGTGAACTAGGCCCTGTTGTGACTGCCTTGTTGTTTGCTGGACGAGCGGGTTCAGCGTTAACAGCTGAAATTGGCTTAATGAAAGCGACTGAACAGATTTCTAGCCTTGAAATGATGGCAGTTGACCCTCTTAGGCGTGTCATCGCCCCACGTTTTTGGGCTGGTTTTATTAGTATGCCATTGTTATCTCTAATTTTTGTTGCTGTCGGTATTTTAGGTGGTGCATTAGTTGGGGTTGACTGGAAGGGTATTGATGAAGGCTTTTTTTGGGCTTCAATGCAATCTTCCATTGATTGGCGGCTAGATTTAGTCAACTGTGTGATCAAAAGCTTAGTCTTTGCCATCACGGTTACTTGGATCGCATTATTTAATGGCTATGATGCCATCCCAACTTCGGAGGGGATAAGCCAAGCTACAACAAGAACAGTTGTACATGCGTCATTGTCTGTTTTAGGACTGGATTTCGTACTTACCGCACTGATGTTTGGGAACTAA
- the murA gene encoding UDP-N-acetylglucosamine 1-carboxyvinyltransferase: MDKFLVKGPTRLQGEVTISGAKNAALPILFAALLAEKPVEIQNVPHLRDIDTTIKLLNQLGTKVKRNGSVYVDASTVTTYCAPYDLVKTMRASIWALAPLVARFGHGEVSLPGGCAIGARPVDLHISGLEQLGAKIVLEDGYVKATVDGRLKGACIVMDKVSVGATVSIMTAATLAEGTTIIENAAREPEIEDTANFLNTLGAKITGAGTDRIVIEGVERLGGGVYKVLPDRIETGTFLIAAAVSRGKVICRNARPDTLDAVLAKLREAGAKIEIGDDWISLDMEGKRPKAVTLRTAPHPGFPTDMQAQFSLLNLVADGAGMITETIFENRFMHIPELIRMGAHAEIESNTVLCHGVEKLTSAQVMATDLRASASLVIAGCIAEGTTTVDRIYHIDRGYEHIEDKLRGLGADIQRVHSDD; encoded by the coding sequence ATGGATAAGTTTTTAGTTAAAGGACCAACCCGCTTACAGGGTGAGGTCACTATATCTGGCGCAAAAAATGCGGCATTACCAATCCTGTTCGCTGCTCTATTGGCTGAAAAGCCAGTAGAAATACAGAATGTCCCTCATTTGAGGGACATTGACACAACGATTAAATTATTGAATCAACTAGGTACTAAAGTTAAACGCAATGGCTCAGTTTACGTCGATGCAAGCACTGTAACGACATACTGTGCGCCTTATGACCTCGTTAAAACCATGCGTGCATCCATCTGGGCTTTAGCGCCATTGGTCGCTCGTTTTGGCCACGGTGAAGTTTCTTTACCTGGAGGCTGTGCTATTGGTGCTCGCCCAGTTGATTTACATATTTCTGGTTTAGAGCAATTAGGCGCAAAAATTGTTTTAGAAGATGGTTATGTGAAAGCCACGGTTGATGGTCGCTTGAAAGGTGCTTGCATTGTGATGGATAAAGTCAGTGTGGGCGCGACAGTCTCTATTATGACGGCTGCGACCTTAGCTGAAGGCACCACAATCATCGAAAATGCGGCACGTGAACCTGAAATTGAAGATACAGCCAACTTCTTAAATACTCTTGGCGCAAAAATCACAGGCGCAGGTACTGACCGTATTGTTATAGAAGGTGTTGAACGTTTAGGTGGGGGGGTCTATAAAGTACTGCCTGACCGTATTGAAACAGGAACATTTTTAATTGCTGCAGCGGTTTCACGTGGCAAAGTCATCTGCCGTAATGCACGTCCAGATACACTCGATGCAGTGTTAGCTAAACTACGTGAAGCAGGGGCTAAAATTGAAATCGGTGATGACTGGATTAGCTTAGATATGGAAGGCAAGCGTCCAAAAGCGGTGACATTACGTACAGCACCACACCCTGGGTTCCCAACTGATATGCAAGCACAGTTTAGTTTACTCAATCTTGTTGCTGATGGGGCGGGGATGATCACTGAAACCATTTTTGAAAATCGTTTCATGCATATCCCTGAGCTAATTCGTATGGGTGCTCACGCTGAGATTGAAAGCAATACTGTGTTATGTCACGGTGTTGAAAAATTAACCAGCGCACAGGTAATGGCAACAGATTTACGCGCTTCTGCGAGTTTAGTTATTGCTGGCTGTATTGCTGAAGGGACAACAACAGTTGACCGTATTTATCATATTGACCGTGGTTATGAGCATATCGAAGATAAACTACGTGGCTTAGGTGCTGATATTCAGCGCGTGCATTCGGATGATTAA
- the mlaC gene encoding phospholipid-binding protein MlaC, giving the protein MFKRLMMVAMLAIAPFAMAVDQTNPYKLMDEAAAKTFNRLKSEQPKIKQDPEYLRTIVREELLPYVQVKYAGALVLGTYYKGATPAQREAYFNAFEDYLEQVYGQALAMYHGQTYQIAPEQPLGDKNIVAIRVTIIDTNGRPPVRLDFQWRKNSKTGYWQAYDMIAEGVSMITTKQNEWGDILRKQGVDGLTKQLEISAKAPITLEEKK; this is encoded by the coding sequence ATGTTTAAACGTTTAATGATGGTTGCTATGTTGGCAATTGCGCCATTTGCCATGGCAGTAGACCAAACCAACCCTTATAAATTAATGGATGAAGCGGCGGCGAAAACGTTTAACCGCTTGAAATCAGAGCAACCAAAAATTAAGCAAGACCCCGAGTATCTCAGAACAATTGTTCGTGAGGAACTATTACCTTATGTACAAGTTAAATATGCAGGGGCTTTGGTGCTAGGAACCTATTATAAAGGGGCTACCCCTGCCCAGCGCGAGGCTTACTTCAACGCGTTTGAAGATTACCTTGAGCAAGTTTATGGCCAAGCATTGGCGATGTATCATGGCCAAACGTATCAAATTGCACCAGAGCAACCACTGGGTGATAAAAACATTGTGGCTATCCGTGTGACGATTATTGATACCAACGGTCGTCCTCCCGTACGTTTAGATTTCCAATGGCGAAAAAATAGCAAAACAGGTTATTGGCAAGCTTACGACATGATTGCAGAAGGCGTGAGCATGATTACGACTAAGCAAAATGAATGGGGTGATATTCTACGTAAGCAGGGTGTCGATGGCTTAACAAAACAGTTAGAAATCAGTGCAAAAGCGCCAATTACTTTAGAAGAGAAAAAGTAA